DNA from Nocardioides seonyuensis:
CGACTGCGCGAGGCGTTCGGGTCGTTCCCGACCGGTGTCGTCGCGGTGGCCGCCGAGGTGGACGGACAGCTCCTCGGCCTCGCGGCCAGCAGCTTCACCAGCGTCAGCCTCGAACCGGCGCTGGTGTCGATCAACCTCGCCACCACCTCGAAGACCTGGCCCGACCTGCGGCGAGCCGCCCACCTCGGGCTCACCGTCCTCGCCGACCACCACGGCCCGTTGTGCCGCCAGCTCGCGGGACCGGTCGACCAACGGTTCACCGACGTGGCTCACACCGTCACGCCCGAGGGCGCGGTGATCATCGACGACGGGCTCGCGGGCTTCGACACGACGGTCTACCGCGAGGTCGACGCCGGTGACCACGTACTGGTGCTGCTGGAGCTTCACGCCGTCGACCACGGCAGCAGCTCGCTCTCGCCGCTGGTGTTCCACCGAAGCCAGTTCGGGACCCTGGCCCCGGCCATCTGATCCTCGACCGACCCACGCGGTGCCCTCGCCTGTCAGCTCGTGACAGGAGAGGGCACCGTGGCATGTGTGGCAGCCGCCAGCGGGTCGTCGTACACCGGGCCGAGAGCGATCGTGCACGCTGCGATGGCCTGGATCCCCGACCCGAACCGTGTGAACGACAGGGGCACCTCCCCCAGCGCGGTCGCCTCGTGGAAGGCCCGCGTGATGTCCTCCAGGACCGCGGCACACCCGGTGAAGGCCTGACCGACGAGGACCACCCGGTCGGGAGCGATCATGTCCCGGACCGCGGCAGCGACCTCACCGAGAGCCCGCGCACGAGCGCGCAGCAGTGCCCTGATCCCGGGCTCTGCGACGGCGGCGTAGACGGCGTCGATCGTGGGCGCGGACACCAGCCCGGTCGCGGCGGCCGCCGCGACCACCGAGGCGTCGCCGGCAGCCGCCTCGAGGCAGCCGGTGCGACCGCAGGAACAGCGCTCGGACGACCCGGTCGGGAAGTGGGTGAGGCTCCCGACCCGGGAGACCTCCGTCTGCACGCCCTTGTCGACGGCCACCGCGAAGCCCACGGTGTCCCGGGCGTAGACGTAGAGCGTCACGCCCGGCGTCCCGTGCCGTCGGTGCAGGAACTCGCTGGCAGCCACTGCGGCGATGTGGTCGGCCGTGGCGACGTCGAGGCCGGTGAGGTCGTGCAGCGCCGCCCCGAGCGACTCGTGGTCCAGCCCGAGCTCGCGGAACGGAGCGACCAGCCCGGCCGAGAGCGGTGTGCGGCCGGGGGCGCGCCCCAGGAGCCGGGCAGCGCTCCGGCTCAGCTCCAGCAGGTCGGGGCTCTCACCGCTGCGCCGCTCGTGCGTCTGGCTGTCGAGCACGCGTCCGGTCAGGTCTCCGAGGGCGACCGTCGCGATCCGGCGCCCGAGGTGCACCCCTATCGTCACGAACCGGTCGGGGTTCACCTCGACCGGCACCCCCGGCCGCCCCACCCCGCCGAGTCGGGTGCGGTCGGGCCTCTCGCGCAGGATGCCGACCTCGGCGAGCTGGCCGACCACGCGGCCGACGGTCGCCACGCTGAGCGCGGTCCGCACGGCGATCTCGTCGCGGTGCACGACCCCTCCGGCGCGGACCTGCTCGAGCACCTGGGCCGCCGTCGAGCCGAGGCTGCCGCGAGTGACGGTGATCATCGGCGATGGGCGCACGCACACCTGCCTTCCTCTCCCTTGAGCCTCCCCGGGCGCGGCGGGCAGCGCCCTCCTCTGTCCCGGTCGGACGACTGATAGTCTAGTGATTCAGTTAAGATAGAAGAGAAAGAGGTCGTTCGTGGACACGTCTCACCACAATCCGCGTGTCGTCGTCATCGGGGCGGGAGCGGCCGGCTCCCTTGCCGCGCTCCACCTCACACGTGAGGCGAGCCGTCGTACGACGTCGTTGGAGATCGTGCTGGTCGACACGGCCGACCGCTGGGCGCGCGGCACCGCCTTCGGCACGACCGACGAGCAGCACCTGCTCAACGTCCCGGCCGCCGGCATGAGCGC
Protein-coding regions in this window:
- a CDS encoding flavin reductase family protein, which gives rise to MTLAFPTNQDLDPMRLREAFGSFPTGVVAVAAEVDGQLLGLAASSFTSVSLEPALVSINLATTSKTWPDLRRAAHLGLTVLADHHGPLCRQLAGPVDQRFTDVAHTVTPEGAVIIDDGLAGFDTTVYREVDAGDHVLVLLELHAVDHGSSSLSPLVFHRSQFGTLAPAI
- a CDS encoding ROK family protein; translation: MRPSPMITVTRGSLGSTAAQVLEQVRAGGVVHRDEIAVRTALSVATVGRVVGQLAEVGILRERPDRTRLGGVGRPGVPVEVNPDRFVTIGVHLGRRIATVALGDLTGRVLDSQTHERRSGESPDLLELSRSAARLLGRAPGRTPLSAGLVAPFRELGLDHESLGAALHDLTGLDVATADHIAAVAASEFLHRRHGTPGVTLYVYARDTVGFAVAVDKGVQTEVSRVGSLTHFPTGSSERCSCGRTGCLEAAAGDASVVAAAAATGLVSAPTIDAVYAAVAEPGIRALLRARARALGEVAAAVRDMIAPDRVVLVGQAFTGCAAVLEDITRAFHEATALGEVPLSFTRFGSGIQAIAACTIALGPVYDDPLAAATHATVPSPVTS